One window of the Rosa rugosa chromosome 3, drRosRugo1.1, whole genome shotgun sequence genome contains the following:
- the LOC133736907 gene encoding aldehyde dehydrogenase family 3 member H1 isoform X2 — translation MAAKVGFDGEDAAALVNELRASFASSKTRSYEWRVSQLNGLLKLATYHEAEIVDALNSDLSKPEFETLIYEIGMLKSSCKLAIKQLKSWMKPEKAKTSITTFPSSAEIVSEPLGVVLIISAWNYPFLLSLDPVVGAIAAGNAVVLKPSELAPATSSLLAKLLGEYMDSSSVRVVEGAVAETSALLEQKWDKICYTGNGRVGRIVMASAAKHLTPVLLELGGKSPVVVDSGINLQVASRRIIVGKWGCNNGQACISPDYILTTKDFASKLVDALKSELDNFYGKNPLQSKDLSRIVNSNHYARLTKLLDEDKVSGKVIHGGERDTSNLRIAPTILLDVPQDSLIMQEEIFGPLLPIITVDKIEDSFDLITSGTKPLAAYLFTNNQKLKDHFVRNISAGGLVINDTTVHLAVPSLPFGGVGESGMGAYHGKFSFEAFSHKKAVVYRGFSGDASVRYPPYTKGKLRLLKALVGGSLLGIIRALFGWSKA, via the exons ATGGCTGCGAAGGTAGGTTTCGACGGAGAAGACGCGGCGGCGCTGGTGAACGAGCTCCGAGCGAGCTTCGCGTCTTCCAAGACTCGGAGCTACGAATGGAGAGTGTCGCAGCTCAACGGCCTCCTCAAGCTCGCCACCTATCACGAGGCCGAGATCGTCGACGCTCTCAACTCCGACCTCTCCAAGCCGGAATTCGAGACCCTGATCTACGAG ATAGGCATGTTGAAGAGCTCGTGTAAATTGGCAATCAAACAACTGAAGTCATGGATGAAGCCAGAGAAG GCTAAAACTTCAATAACCACTTTCCCTTCGTCAGCTGAAATAGTGTCTGAGCCTCTTGGTGTTGTACTAATAATTTCAGCTTGGAATTATCCTTTCT TGTTGTCCCTTGATCCAGTTGTCGGAGCCATTGCGGCTGGTAATGCTGTGGTTCTAAAACCATCAGAACTTGCTCCTGCCACATCGTCATTGCTTGCAAAACTATTAGGAGAGTATATGGATAGCTCTTCTGTGAGAGTTGTTGAGGGGGCTGTTGCTGAAACATCTGCACTATTGGAGCAGAAGTGGGACAAAATATGTTACACAG GCAACGGAAGAGTGGGAAGGATTGTGATGGCTAGTGCTGCAAAGCACCTTACACCTGTCcttttggagcttggaggaAAATCTCCTGTTGTTGTTGATTCTGGCATCAACTTACAA GTTGCAAGTAGGCGGATAATTGTAGGAAAGTGGGGCTGTAATAATGGACAGGCTTGCATTTCCCCTGATTACATTTTAACAACAAAAGATTTTGCTTCTAAATTG GTGGATGCCTTGAAAAGTGAATTGGATAACTTCTATGGGAAGAATCCACTACAATCAAAAGATTTGTCTCGTATTGTGAATTCTAATCACTATGCTCGGTTGACAAAGCTGTTGGATGAGGATAAGGTTTCTGGTAAGGTCATCCATGGAGGTGAAAGGGACACAAGCAACTT GAGGATAGCTCCTACCATCTTACTCGATGTCCCACAAGACTCCCTGATTATGCAGGAGGAGATCTTTGGTCCGTTGCTTCCTATTATCACG GTTGACAAGATAGAAGATAGCTTTGATTTGATAACCTCAGGAACAAAGCCGCTTGCTGCATATTTGTTTACCAACAACCAGAAGCTGAAGGATCACTTCGTAAGGAATATATCTGCAGGAGGTTTGGTTATCAACGACACTACCGTTCAT CTTGCTGTTCCCTCCTTGCCATTTGGAGGAGTTGGGGAAAGTGGAATGGGTGCATACCATGGGAAATTCTCCTTTGAAGCCTTCAGCCATAAGAAAGCAGTTGTTTATCGAGGTTTTTCTGGAGATGCTTCTGTGAGGTACCCTCCATACACAAAGGGGAAGCTAAGACTTCTAAAGGCTCTGGTCGGTGGTAGTCTATTGGGCATAATCCGCGCTCTATTCGGATGGTCTAAGGCTTAA
- the LOC133736814 gene encoding aldehyde dehydrogenase family 3 member H1-like, producing MLTTKDFAPQLVEALKRELDNFFGKNPLQSKDLSRIVNSNHYARLTKLLDEEDVSDKIVHGGERDLSNLRIAPTILLDVPQDSLIMNEEVFGPLLPIVTVDKVEDSFDLIKTGTKPLAAYLFTNNKKLKDHFVRSISAGGLVINDTIVHFAVASLPFGGVGESGMGAYHGKFSFEAFSHKKAVIYRGFAGDFSLRYPPYTMGKLSLLKAMVSGDSIWGIIWALVVYKILSTFKSLARILRSTKSE from the exons ATGTTGACCACAAAAGATTTTGCTCCTCAGTTG GTGGAGGCCCTAAAACGTGAATTGGATAACTTTTTCGGGAAGAATCCACTTCAATCGAAAGATTTGTCTCGTATTGTTAATTCTAATCACTATGCTCGCttgacaaagctcttggatgaGGAGGACGTTTCCGATAAGATTGTCCATGGAGGTGAAAGAGATTTAAGCAACTT GAGGATAGCTCCCACCATCTTACTGGATGTCCCACAAGACTCTCTGATCATGAATGAGGAAGTATTTGGTCCCTTGCTTCCCATTGTCACG GTTGACAAGGTGGAAGACAGTTTTGATTTGATCAAAACAGGAACAAAGCCTCTTGCTGCATATTTGTTTACCAACAACAAGAAGCTGAAGGATCACTTTGTAAGGAGCATCTCTGCAGGGGGTTTAGTTATCAATGACACTATCGTACAT TTTGCTGTTGCATCTTTGCCGTTTGGAGGAGTTGGGGAAAGTGGAATGGGTGCATACCATGGGAAATTCTCTTTCGAAGCTTTCAGCCATAAGAAGGCAGTTATTTATCGAGGTTTTGCCGGAGATTTTTCTCTGAGATACCCTCCATACACAATGGGTAAGTTAAGTCTTCTGAAGGCTATGGTTAGTGGTGATAGTATTTGGGGCATAATCTGGGCCCTGGTGGTTTACAAAATCCTCAGTACTTTTAAATCACTTGCTCGTATACTGAGATCTACCAAATCAGAGTGA
- the LOC133736909 gene encoding uncharacterized protein LOC133736909, whose amino-acid sequence MRSGVASGIASIRNLYRAAYRSITRKWHKYKQKPASDEEPKADEVHKVIDNNVPVEGEGKDGLIQDEKSMNGFQYQSFRFNSPGMRGNDSGSARSSSSFFKHSSVDGLFNMSCHNLTRCGTRSASHTPSRSHHKKKTRKSCPASPETSNSSGRKSSTDSTSTTPLSRSAPLSKSGPLSNCESRRSTTIMFSQSSGMLKPPAIEKQLECTLEELCFGCNKKMKVTRVVVKDTGQMAQEEELVTINVKPGWKKGTKITFEGLGNERPGAYPADIIFVIAEKRHHLFVREGDDLELTVEIPLIQALTGCTISIPLLGGENTTLTIEDIIFPGYEKTIPDQGMPIPKVEGKRGNLKVTFLVEFPTSLTHEQRSDVHTILEEC is encoded by the exons ATGCGATCCGGTGTAGCCTCCGGAATAGCCTCCATTCGAAACCTCTACAGAGCAGCTTATAGATCCATCACCAGAAAATGGCATAAATATAAGCAGAAACCGGCTTCCGATGAAGAACCCAAAGCTGATGAAGTCCACAAGGTTATAGACAACAATGTACCCGTTGAG GGGGAGGGCAAGGATGGTTTAATCCAAGACGAGAAAAGTATGAATGGATTTCAATATCAAAGCTTTAGATTCAACAGCCCAGGAATGCGAGGAAATGATTCCGGTAGCGCTAGATCTTCGAGCAGCTTCTTCAAGCACTCAAGCGTCGATGGTTTATTTAACATGTCGTGTCATAATCTCACAAGATGTGGTACACGATCTGCGAGTCACACCCCTTCACGTTCTCATCACAAAAAGAAGACTCGGAAAAGCTGTCCAGCCTCACCGGAAACCTCCAACTCATCGGGGAGGAAAAGCTCAACCGACTCAACCAGTACCACGCCTCTCTCAAGAAGTGCACCTCTCTCCAAAAGCGGGCCTCTCTCGAATTGTGAGAGCAGGAGAAGCACCACCATCATGTTTTCGCAGTCATCCGGGATGTTGAAACCCCCGGCCATCGAGAAGCAGCTCGAGTGCACCTTGGAGGAGCTGTGCTTTGGATGCAACAAGAAGATGAAGGTTACGAGGGTTGTTGTCAAAGACACCGG GCAAATGGCACAAGAAGAGGAATTGGTAACGATAAATGTGAAGCCGGGATGGAAGAAAGGAACGAAGATTACATTTGAAGGATTGGGAAATGAGAGACCTGGTGCATACCCAGCTGACATAATTTTTGTGATAGCTGAGAAGAGGCATCATTTGTTTGTAAGAGAAGGAGATGACTTGGAGTTGACAGTAGAAATCCCATTGATACAGGCCCTTACTGGttgcacaatttcaattcctCTTCTGGGTGGAGAAAATACGACATTGACAATTGAAGACATCATATTCCCCGGCTACGAAAAGACCATTCCAGACCAAGGTATGCCGATCCCTAAGGTGGAAGGGAAGAGAGGAAATCTGAAAGTCACGTTCCTGGTTGAGTTCCCTACTTCTCTAACACACGAGCAAAGATCAGATGTTCATACTATTTTAGAGGAATGTTAA
- the LOC133736907 gene encoding aldehyde dehydrogenase family 3 member H1 isoform X1 — MDTAEVVQKVVFDSGEAATMVEELRASYRSGKTRSYEWRVSQLQKLEKVTEFHEQEIVEALRSDLSKPEFEAFVQEIGMLKSSCKLAIKQLKSWMKPEKAKTSITTFPSSAEIVSEPLGVVLIISAWNYPFLLSLDPVVGAIAAGNAVVLKPSELAPATSSLLAKLLGEYMDSSSVRVVEGAVAETSALLEQKWDKICYTGNGRVGRIVMASAAKHLTPVLLELGGKSPVVVDSGINLQVASRRIIVGKWGCNNGQACISPDYILTTKDFASKLVDALKSELDNFYGKNPLQSKDLSRIVNSNHYARLTKLLDEDKVSGKVIHGGERDTSNLRIAPTILLDVPQDSLIMQEEIFGPLLPIITVDKIEDSFDLITSGTKPLAAYLFTNNQKLKDHFVRNISAGGLVINDTTVHLAVPSLPFGGVGESGMGAYHGKFSFEAFSHKKAVVYRGFSGDASVRYPPYTKGKLRLLKALVGGSLLGIIRALFGWSKA; from the exons ATGGACACGGCGGAGGTGGTGCAGAAGGTGGTGTTCGATTCGGGAGAGGCGGCGACGATGGTGGAGGAGCTGAGGGCGAGTTATAGGTCTGGGAAGACGAGGAGCTACGAGTGGAGAGTATCGCAGTTGCAGAAGCTGGAGAAGGTGACGGAGTTTCATGAACAGGAAATCGTTGAGGCCCTCCGGTCCGACCTGTCTAAACCGGAATTCGAAGCCTTCGTTCAAGAG ATAGGCATGTTGAAGAGCTCGTGTAAATTGGCAATCAAACAACTGAAGTCATGGATGAAGCCAGAGAAG GCTAAAACTTCAATAACCACTTTCCCTTCGTCAGCTGAAATAGTGTCTGAGCCTCTTGGTGTTGTACTAATAATTTCAGCTTGGAATTATCCTTTCT TGTTGTCCCTTGATCCAGTTGTCGGAGCCATTGCGGCTGGTAATGCTGTGGTTCTAAAACCATCAGAACTTGCTCCTGCCACATCGTCATTGCTTGCAAAACTATTAGGAGAGTATATGGATAGCTCTTCTGTGAGAGTTGTTGAGGGGGCTGTTGCTGAAACATCTGCACTATTGGAGCAGAAGTGGGACAAAATATGTTACACAG GCAACGGAAGAGTGGGAAGGATTGTGATGGCTAGTGCTGCAAAGCACCTTACACCTGTCcttttggagcttggaggaAAATCTCCTGTTGTTGTTGATTCTGGCATCAACTTACAA GTTGCAAGTAGGCGGATAATTGTAGGAAAGTGGGGCTGTAATAATGGACAGGCTTGCATTTCCCCTGATTACATTTTAACAACAAAAGATTTTGCTTCTAAATTG GTGGATGCCTTGAAAAGTGAATTGGATAACTTCTATGGGAAGAATCCACTACAATCAAAAGATTTGTCTCGTATTGTGAATTCTAATCACTATGCTCGGTTGACAAAGCTGTTGGATGAGGATAAGGTTTCTGGTAAGGTCATCCATGGAGGTGAAAGGGACACAAGCAACTT GAGGATAGCTCCTACCATCTTACTCGATGTCCCACAAGACTCCCTGATTATGCAGGAGGAGATCTTTGGTCCGTTGCTTCCTATTATCACG GTTGACAAGATAGAAGATAGCTTTGATTTGATAACCTCAGGAACAAAGCCGCTTGCTGCATATTTGTTTACCAACAACCAGAAGCTGAAGGATCACTTCGTAAGGAATATATCTGCAGGAGGTTTGGTTATCAACGACACTACCGTTCAT CTTGCTGTTCCCTCCTTGCCATTTGGAGGAGTTGGGGAAAGTGGAATGGGTGCATACCATGGGAAATTCTCCTTTGAAGCCTTCAGCCATAAGAAAGCAGTTGTTTATCGAGGTTTTTCTGGAGATGCTTCTGTGAGGTACCCTCCATACACAAAGGGGAAGCTAAGACTTCTAAAGGCTCTGGTCGGTGGTAGTCTATTGGGCATAATCCGCGCTCTATTCGGATGGTCTAAGGCTTAA